One part of the Vicia villosa cultivar HV-30 ecotype Madison, WI linkage group LG6, Vvil1.0, whole genome shotgun sequence genome encodes these proteins:
- the LOC131614041 gene encoding uncharacterized protein LOC131614041 translates to MFGVSDLFVWWKNPNGFSAKAIYEMTMEGDSRSQGLNENVSKELSSLWKTKISSKVSIFGWRLILNKIPTGNNLASRGILLGPDNLVCPLCLLAEEDTNNLFGSCSVIVRWWNSFLDWLRIDVFAISGNFFDRLIALKVFCRSLFVVNTRWLFGLAFCWSIWCCRNEILFNGGVLVNFDIMGMIKLLTWEWIINFFKVGDNLVWSDWCVNPTFCIGVG, encoded by the coding sequence ATGTTTGGAGTGTCAGATTTGTTTGTTTGGTGGAAAAATCCTAATGGTTTTTCGGCTAAGGCAATTTATGAGATGACTATGGAAGGTGATTCTCGGAGTCAAGGTTTGAATGAAAACGTTTCTAAGGAGTTATCTTCTTTATGGAAAACTAAGATTTCGAGTAAGGTGTCTATTTTCGGTTGGAGGTTAATTTTGAATAAGATTCCCACTGGGAACAATTTGGCTTCTCGGGGTATTTTACTCGGCCCCGATAATTTGGTTTGTCCCTTGTGCTTATTGGCGGAGGAAGATACAAATAATCTTTTTGGGAGTTGTTCGGTTATTGTACGATGGTGGAATAGCTTCTTGGATTGGCTTCGTATTGACGTTTTTGCAATTTCGGGTAATTTCTTTGACCGTCTTATTGCTCTTAAGGTTTTTTGTAGGTCTCTTTTTGTAGTGAACACTAGATGGCTTTTCGGTTTGGCTTTTTGCTGGAGTATTTGGTGTTGTAGGAATGAAATCCTCTTCAATGGGGGGGTGTTGGTCAATTTCGATATTATGGGGATGATTAAATTGTTAACTTGGGAGTGGATTATCAATTTCTTTAAGGTGGGTGACAATCTTGTTTGGTCGGATTGGTGTGTTAATCCCACCTTTTGTATTGGGGTGGGCTAG
- the LOC131611806 gene encoding laccase-17-like, with translation MGVPLFSSLKIQVIFLSMINICLLEVALASTTRHYQFDIRYQNVTRLCHKKSMVTVNEEFPGPRIDAREGDRLVITVVNHVQNNITIHWHGIRQLQSGWADGPAYVTQCPIQTGQSYVYNYTIKGQRGTLFWHAHISWLRSSLYGPLIILPKENVEYPFAKPYKEVPIIFGEWYNGDTEAIIAEALQTGGGPNVSDAYTINGLPGPLYNCSDKDTFNLKVKPGKTYLLRFINAALNELLFFGIANHTLTVVEADAVYVKPFETDTILIAPGQTTNVLLKTKPYYPNATFFMLARPYATGLATFDNSTVAGIIEYETPFTTYSSNSSLNKPPLFQPILPQLNDTSFATKFSNKHYSLANVQFPANVPQKVDKHFFFTVGQGTKPCNKNQTCQGPNGTMFAASVNNVSFTMPTTALLQSHYLGQLNGTYTPDFPSTPLNPFNYTGTPPSNILVGSGKKVVVLPFNTSVELVLQDTSIISIESHPLHLHGYNFFVVGQGFGNYDSNKDPQKFNLVDPVERNTVGIPSGGWVAIRFLADNPGAWFMHCHFEIHTSWGLKMAWIVLDGKLPNQKVLPPPADLPKC, from the exons ATGGGTGTTCCCCTTTTTTCATCACTTAAAATCCAAGTGATATTTTTGTCAATGATAAATATTTGCTTACTTGAGGTTGCACTTGCTAGCACAACCAGACACTATCAATTTGAT ATAAGGTATCAAAATGTGACAAGATTGTGTCACAAAAAGAGCATGGTGACCGTGAATGAGGAATTTCCGGGGCCTCGCATTGACGCTAGAGAAGGCGATCGTCTTGTCATCACAGTTGTTAACCATGTGCAAAACAACATCACAATTCACTG GCATGGAATTAGGCAGCTTCAATCAGGATGGGCTGATGGGCCAGCATATGTGACACAATGTCCAATCCAAACAGGTCAAAGCTATGTTTACAATTACACAATTAAAGGCCAAAGAGGAACACTCTTTTGGCATGCTCATATATCTTGGTTAAGATCTTCACTCTATGGTCCTCTCATCATTCTTCCCAAGGAAAATGTTGAGTATCCTTTTGCAAAACCATACAAAGAAGTTCCTATTATATTTG GGGAATGGTATAATGGAGACACTGAAGCAATCATTGCAGAAGCTCTTCAAACTGGTGGAGGACCCAATGTTTCTGATGCATACACAATTAATGGACTTCCAGGACCACTTTATAATTGCTCTGATAAAG ATACATTTAACTTGAAGGTGAAACCTGGAAAAACTTACCTTCTACGTTTCATCAACGCGGCACTGAATGAATTACTATTCTTCGGCATTGCAAATCACACTCTCACAGTTGTTGAAGCAGATGCTGTCTATGTAAAACCATTCGAAACCGACACAATCCTAATTGCACCTGGCCAAACCACAAATGTTCTTCTCAAAACAAAACCATATTATCCAAATGCAACATTCTTTATGTTAGCTAGACCATATGCCACAGGTTTAGCAACTTTTGACAACTCAACAGTTGCTGGAATCATAGAATATGAAACTCCATTTACCACTTATAGCTCGAATTCTTCGCTAAACAAACCTCCATTATTTCAACCTATTCTTCCACAACTTAATGACACTTCGTTTGCGACAAAATTCTCCAACAAACATTATAGCTTAGCTAATGTTCAATTTCCAGCTAATGTTCCACAGAAAGTTGATAAGCACTTTTTCTTCACAGTAGGCCAAGGCACTAAACCTTGTAACAAAAACCAAACATGTCAAGGTCCTAATGGAACAATGTTTGCAGCATCAGTGAACAATGTTTCTTTCACAATGCCAACCACTGCATTACTTCAATCTCACTACTTAGGACAATTAAATGGTACTTACACTCCTGATTTTCCAAGTACACCTTTGAATCCATTTAATTATACGGGCACGCCGCCGAGTAACATTTTGGTGGGGAGTGGAAAAAAGGTAGTGGTTCTTCCTTTTAACACAAGTGTGGAGCTTGTGTTGCAGGATACTAGTATCATTAGTATTGAAAGTCACCCTCTTCATTTGCATGGATATAACTTCTTTGTTGTTGGACAAGGATTCGGTAACTATGATTCGAATAAGGATCCGCAAAAATTTAATCTTGTTGATCCTGTTGAAAGGAATACAGTTGGTATTCCATCTGGTGGTTGGGTTGCTATCAGATTCCTAGCAGATAATCCAG GGGCATGGTTTATGCATTGTCACTTTGAAATCCACACAAGTTGGGGTCTTAAGATGGCATGGATTGTTTTGGATGGAAAGCTCCCAAATCAGAAGGTGCTTCCACCACCTGCTGATCTTCCCAAGTGTTAA